In the Gossypium arboreum isolate Shixiya-1 chromosome 10, ASM2569848v2, whole genome shotgun sequence genome, one interval contains:
- the LOC108488281 gene encoding uncharacterized protein LOC108488281 has translation MVPDRLTLQMMEKKPTETFRQYAQRWRDISAQVKPPLTKTEITVLFINTLKAPFYDKLVGSSTKDFADIGHSTENCLAFKRRVQGLIDAGILRFDGAGNTAGNPLPNHTEGNVSAVTKEDKWRARSFVSEIKTPLRKIWEVMVEKGPFCHPNRIFKEGNTKSQYFCDFHGIEWHDIQSCEGFRKLLQDMMDNKEVEILNKKEEADEGEVCTSENQSSVFPYSADGPLMIYYDAKKEQVKPKMIIEVPSPFSYKDNKAVPWKYDVNIIILEGEKSKVTIGNVGEVGHFTRNGRCYSKMVKPMKKTNDLKQKGKTPMHEAEVELENPSEQEVKRPVNEEEAHEFLKFIKHSEYNIVEQLNKQPAQISVLSLLLNSEPHRNTLLKVLNQAYVASNISVEKLDSDDEIPPNGRGSIKALHITTRCKGYIIPNVLIDNGSALNVMPLATLSRILIDLSYLRPCHSTVRAFDGTRREVTGKIEILLEVGPYIYDIEFQVMDITPSYNCLLGRPWIHSAGAVPSSLHQKVKFIMDGLLVTVVGEEDIVASISADTPYLEVSKDAECSFRSFEFINATFVAEGNKTPMPKLSRNTKMRIKLTVRKGARARKGLERYQHGIVRALKPVPHKARYGLGFESDIRQRRK, from the exons ATGGTGCCTGATCGACTAACTCTACAGATGATGGAAAAGAAGCCGACAGAGACTTTTAGGCAATACGCGCAAAGGTGGAGGGATATCTCGGCTCAAGTAAAACCCCCATTGACTAAAACTGAAATAACGGTCctcttcatcaacactttgaaagcaccATTTTATGATAAGTTGGTAGGAAGTTCCACGAAAGACTTcgcagatatt GGGCATTCTACAGAAAATTGTTTGGCCTTTAAAAGGAGGGTTCAAGGTCTTATCGATGCAGGCATTCTACGATTTGATGGTGCAGGCAATACAGCTGGAAACCCGCTCCCTAACCACACTGAAGGGAACGTGAGCGCGGTGACAAAAGAAGACAAGTGGCGTGCCAGAAGTTTTGTTTCTGAAATAAAGACACCGCTGCGAAAGATTTGGGAGGTAATGGTTGAAAAGGGGCCGTTTTGTCATCCCAACAGAATTTTCAAAGAAGGAAACACAAAAAGTCaatatttttgtgattttcatggGATCGAATGGCATGACATCCAGTCTTGTGAAGGATTCAGAAAACTACTTCAAGACATGATGGACAACAAGGAAGTCGAGATCCTTAACAAAAAGGAAGAGGCCGATGAAGGAGAAGTATGCACTTCTGAAAATCAATCATCAGTTTTCCCTTATAGTGCCGATGGACCGTTGATGATTTATTACGATGCAAAAAAGGAGCAAGTGAAACCAaagatgataattgaagtaccatctcctttctcTTACAAGGACAATAaggcagtaccatggaaatatgatgtCAACATTATCATACTTGAAGGTGAAAAATCCAAAGTCACGATCGGAAATGTTGGCGAAGTAGGACACTTCACCCGCAATGGGAGGTGTTATTCTAAAATGGTCAAACCAATGAAGAAGACTAATGACTTGAAGCAGAAAGGAAAGACACCGATGCATGAGGCCGAGGTTGAACTTGAGAATCCGTCCGAACAAGAAGTTAAAAGGCCTGTGAATGAAGAGGAAGCACATGAATTTTTGAAGTTCATCAAGCATAGTGAATATAACATCGTGGAACAGTTAAACAAACAACCGGCACAAATCTCGGTATTATCCCTactgttgaattcagaaccacatcggaatactttgctgaaagtgttaaacCAAGCTTACGTGGCAAGCAATATATCTGTCGAAAAACttgatag tgaTGACGAAATACCCCCAAATGGTAGGGGCTCCATAAAAGCATTACACATCACAACCCGTTGCAAGGGTTATATAATACCGAATGTGCTCATTGACAACGGGTctgcactcaatgtcatgcctttggccacgcttTCTAGAATTCTGATTGATCTGTCTTATTTAAGGCCTTGTCACTCTACAGTAAGAGCATTCGATGGGACGAGACGAGAAGTCACGGGAAAGATCGAAATTCTTCTAGAAGTGGGCCCCTACATATATGACATCGAGTTTCAGGTTATGGACATCACGCCTTCGTATAATTGCCTTTTAGGAAGGCCTTGGATCCACTCTGCTGGGGCAGTTCCTTcatctctccatcaaaaagtgaagtttatcatggatggtctCTTGGTCACTGTTGTGGGTgaggaagacattgtcgcatctatctctgctgatacaCCATACCTTGAAGTAAGTAAGGATGCAGAATGTTCCTTCCGTTCCTTTGAATTCATCAATGCTACGTTTGTTGCTGAAGGAAATAAAACTCCTATGCCTAAGCTGTCAAGGAATACCAAGATGAGAATTAAGCTGACTGTACGAAAGGGAGCCCGAGCGAGGAAAGGTTTGGAAAGATATCAGCATGGGATAGTGAGAGCTCTAAAACCAGTGCCTCATAAGGCTCGATATGGTTTAGGGTTCGAATCGGATATACGACAAAGAAGAAAATAG